The following proteins are co-located in the Prionailurus viverrinus isolate Anna chromosome A1, UM_Priviv_1.0, whole genome shotgun sequence genome:
- the RNF44 gene encoding RING finger protein 44 isoform X5 → MRPWALAVTRWPPSAPVGQRQFSVGPSSTPGQLRGSPTGASSLWCSPSREGPLASLPAQDEHLPSQQPPSRPHLPVEEHRASAPAGRSPRMLHPASQQSPFMVDLHEQVHQGPVPLSYTVTTVTTQGFPLPTGQHIPGCSAQQLPACSVMFSGQHYPLCCLPPPLIQACTMQQLPVPYQAYPHLISSDHYILHPPPPAPHPQPAHMAPLGQFVSLQAQHPRMPLQRLDNDVDLRGDQHPLGSFTYSTSAAGPALSPSMPLHYLPHDPLHQELSFGVPYSHMMPRRLSTQRYRLQQPLPPPPPPPPPPPYYPSFLPYFLSMLPMSPTAMGPTISLDLDVDDVEMENYEALLNLAERLGDAKPRGLTKADIEQLPSYRFNPDSHQSEQTLCVVCFSDFEARQLLRVLPCNHEFHTKCVDKWLKRPWLPASPQPAMGPHQPGPTPVENPKSYCI, encoded by the exons ATGCGACCATGGGCTCTGGCAGTGACTAGGTGGCCACCCTCTGCCCCTGTGGGTCAGCGGCAATTCTCTGTAGGACCCAGCAGTACCCCGGGCCAGCTCCGGGGAAG TCCTACTGGGGCCTCCTCTCTGTGGTGCAGCCCCAGCCGCGAGGGCCCcctggccagcctgcctgcccagGATGAGCACTTACCCTCCCAGCAGCCACCGTCCCGACCACACCTCCCTGTAGAGGAGCACCGAGCCTCGGCTCCTGCCGGCAGGAGCCCCCGAATGCTGCACCCAGCCTCTCAACAGAGCCCGTTCATGGTTGATCTCCACGAGCAG GTGCACCAGGGACCCGTCCCTCTGTCCTACACAGTCACCACAGTGACAACCCAAGGCTTCCCCTTGCCTACAGGCCAACACATCCCTGGCTGCAGTGCCCAGCAGCTCCCAGCATGCTCCGTGATGTTCAGCGGGCAGCACTACCCCCTCTGCTGCCTCCCACCCCCG CTGATCCAGGCGTGTACCATGCAGCAGCTCCCTGTGCCCTATCAGGCCTACCCCCACCTCATCTCCAGTGACCACTACATCCTGCACCCCCCACCGCCagccccacacccccagcctgCCCACATGGCACCTCTTGGGCAGTTTGTATCGCTGCAGGCCCAGCATCCACGTATG ccccTGCAGCGGCTTGACAATGATGTGGACCTTCGGGGGGACCAGCATCCCCTGGGGAGCTTTACCTACTCCACCTCTGCCGCAGGCCCAGCCCTGTCCCCATCTATGCCCCTGCACTACCTGCCCCATGATCCACTGCACCAGGAGCTGTCCTTTGGTGTG CCATATTCCCACATGATGCCTCGGAGACTGAGCACCCAGAGATACCGCCTGCAACAGCCGctgcccccgccacccccaccgccacccccaccaCCGTATTACCCCAGCTTCCTGCCCTACTTCCT CTCGATGCTGCCAATGTCACCAACAGCAATGGGGCCCACCATCAGCCTGGATCTCGACGTGGATGATGTGGAGATGGAGAACTATGAG GCCCTCCTGAATCTGGCAGAGCGGCTAGGAGATGCGAAGCCCCGAGGCCTCACCAAAGCGGACATCGAGCAGCTCCCATCGTACCGCTTTAACCCAGACAGCCATCAGTCAGAGCAGACACT ATGTGTTGTCTGCTTCAGTGACTTCGAGGCACGGCAGCTGCTCCGAGTCCTCCCCTGCAACCACGAGTTCCACACCAAGTGTGTCGATAAGTGGTTAAAG CGGCCCTGGCTCCCTGCGTCCCCTCAGCCTGCCATGGGGCCCCATCAGCCTGGCCCCACCCCCGTGGAGAACCCAAAGTCTTACTGTATATAA
- the RNF44 gene encoding RING finger protein 44 isoform X3, with product MSERRGVQRGRPHFCSLRFSSLDDVILPAPTSADPGSHSDQKCRGKGVRKGCEPWPSPSTPVPPLMRPWALAVTRWPPSAPVGQRQFSVGPSSTPGQLRGSPSREGPLASLPAQDEHLPSQQPPSRPHLPVEEHRASAPAGRSPRMLHPASQQSPFMVDLHEQVHQGPVPLSYTVTTVTTQGFPLPTGQHIPGCSAQQLPACSVMFSGQHYPLCCLPPPLIQACTMQQLPVPYQAYPHLISSDHYILHPPPPAPHPQPAHMAPLGQFVSLQAQHPRMPLQRLDNDVDLRGDQHPLGSFTYSTSAAGPALSPSMPLHYLPHDPLHQELSFGVPYSHMMPRRLSTQRYRLQQPLPPPPPPPPPPPYYPSFLPYFLSMLPMSPTAMGPTISLDLDVDDVEMENYEALLNLAERLGDAKPRGLTKADIEQLPSYRFNPDSHQSEQTLCVVCFSDFEARQLLRVLPCNHEFHTKCVDKWLKRPWLPASPQPAMGPHQPGPTPVENPKSYCI from the exons ATGTCAGAACGCCGAGGGGTCCAGAGAGG GCGCCCGCACTTCTGCAGCCTCCGGTTTTCATCTCTGGACGATGTGATACTACCTGCTCCCACCTCTGCAGACCCTGGAAGTCACAGTGACCAGAAGTGCAGAGGGAAAGGAGTCAGAAAG GGTTGTGagccctggcccagcccctcTACCCCTGTGCCACCCCTGATGCGACCATGGGCTCTGGCAGTGACTAGGTGGCCACCCTCTGCCCCTGTGGGTCAGCGGCAATTCTCTGTAGGACCCAGCAGTACCCCGGGCCAGCTCCGGGGAAG CCCCAGCCGCGAGGGCCCcctggccagcctgcctgcccagGATGAGCACTTACCCTCCCAGCAGCCACCGTCCCGACCACACCTCCCTGTAGAGGAGCACCGAGCCTCGGCTCCTGCCGGCAGGAGCCCCCGAATGCTGCACCCAGCCTCTCAACAGAGCCCGTTCATGGTTGATCTCCACGAGCAG GTGCACCAGGGACCCGTCCCTCTGTCCTACACAGTCACCACAGTGACAACCCAAGGCTTCCCCTTGCCTACAGGCCAACACATCCCTGGCTGCAGTGCCCAGCAGCTCCCAGCATGCTCCGTGATGTTCAGCGGGCAGCACTACCCCCTCTGCTGCCTCCCACCCCCG CTGATCCAGGCGTGTACCATGCAGCAGCTCCCTGTGCCCTATCAGGCCTACCCCCACCTCATCTCCAGTGACCACTACATCCTGCACCCCCCACCGCCagccccacacccccagcctgCCCACATGGCACCTCTTGGGCAGTTTGTATCGCTGCAGGCCCAGCATCCACGTATG ccccTGCAGCGGCTTGACAATGATGTGGACCTTCGGGGGGACCAGCATCCCCTGGGGAGCTTTACCTACTCCACCTCTGCCGCAGGCCCAGCCCTGTCCCCATCTATGCCCCTGCACTACCTGCCCCATGATCCACTGCACCAGGAGCTGTCCTTTGGTGTG CCATATTCCCACATGATGCCTCGGAGACTGAGCACCCAGAGATACCGCCTGCAACAGCCGctgcccccgccacccccaccgccacccccaccaCCGTATTACCCCAGCTTCCTGCCCTACTTCCT CTCGATGCTGCCAATGTCACCAACAGCAATGGGGCCCACCATCAGCCTGGATCTCGACGTGGATGATGTGGAGATGGAGAACTATGAG GCCCTCCTGAATCTGGCAGAGCGGCTAGGAGATGCGAAGCCCCGAGGCCTCACCAAAGCGGACATCGAGCAGCTCCCATCGTACCGCTTTAACCCAGACAGCCATCAGTCAGAGCAGACACT ATGTGTTGTCTGCTTCAGTGACTTCGAGGCACGGCAGCTGCTCCGAGTCCTCCCCTGCAACCACGAGTTCCACACCAAGTGTGTCGATAAGTGGTTAAAG CGGCCCTGGCTCCCTGCGTCCCCTCAGCCTGCCATGGGGCCCCATCAGCCTGGCCCCACCCCCGTGGAGAACCCAAAGTCTTACTGTATATAA
- the RNF44 gene encoding RING finger protein 44 isoform X1 has translation MSERRGVQRGRPHFCSLRFSSLDDVILPAPTSADPGSHSDQKCRGKGVRKGCEPWPSPSTPVPPLMRPWALAVTRWPPSAPVGQRQFSVGPSSTPGQLRGSPTGASSLWCSPSREGPLASLPAQDEHLPSQQPPSRPHLPVEEHRASAPAGRSPRMLHPASQQSPFMVDLHEQVHQGPVPLSYTVTTVTTQGFPLPTGQHIPGCSAQQLPACSVMFSGQHYPLCCLPPPLIQACTMQQLPVPYQAYPHLISSDHYILHPPPPAPHPQPAHMAPLGQFVSLQAQHPRMPLQRLDNDVDLRGDQHPLGSFTYSTSAAGPALSPSMPLHYLPHDPLHQELSFGVPYSHMMPRRLSTQRYRLQQPLPPPPPPPPPPPYYPSFLPYFLSMLPMSPTAMGPTISLDLDVDDVEMENYEALLNLAERLGDAKPRGLTKADIEQLPSYRFNPDSHQSEQTLCVVCFSDFEARQLLRVLPCNHEFHTKCVDKWLKRPWLPASPQPAMGPHQPGPTPVENPKSYCI, from the exons ATGTCAGAACGCCGAGGGGTCCAGAGAGG GCGCCCGCACTTCTGCAGCCTCCGGTTTTCATCTCTGGACGATGTGATACTACCTGCTCCCACCTCTGCAGACCCTGGAAGTCACAGTGACCAGAAGTGCAGAGGGAAAGGAGTCAGAAAG GGTTGTGagccctggcccagcccctcTACCCCTGTGCCACCCCTGATGCGACCATGGGCTCTGGCAGTGACTAGGTGGCCACCCTCTGCCCCTGTGGGTCAGCGGCAATTCTCTGTAGGACCCAGCAGTACCCCGGGCCAGCTCCGGGGAAG TCCTACTGGGGCCTCCTCTCTGTGGTGCAGCCCCAGCCGCGAGGGCCCcctggccagcctgcctgcccagGATGAGCACTTACCCTCCCAGCAGCCACCGTCCCGACCACACCTCCCTGTAGAGGAGCACCGAGCCTCGGCTCCTGCCGGCAGGAGCCCCCGAATGCTGCACCCAGCCTCTCAACAGAGCCCGTTCATGGTTGATCTCCACGAGCAG GTGCACCAGGGACCCGTCCCTCTGTCCTACACAGTCACCACAGTGACAACCCAAGGCTTCCCCTTGCCTACAGGCCAACACATCCCTGGCTGCAGTGCCCAGCAGCTCCCAGCATGCTCCGTGATGTTCAGCGGGCAGCACTACCCCCTCTGCTGCCTCCCACCCCCG CTGATCCAGGCGTGTACCATGCAGCAGCTCCCTGTGCCCTATCAGGCCTACCCCCACCTCATCTCCAGTGACCACTACATCCTGCACCCCCCACCGCCagccccacacccccagcctgCCCACATGGCACCTCTTGGGCAGTTTGTATCGCTGCAGGCCCAGCATCCACGTATG ccccTGCAGCGGCTTGACAATGATGTGGACCTTCGGGGGGACCAGCATCCCCTGGGGAGCTTTACCTACTCCACCTCTGCCGCAGGCCCAGCCCTGTCCCCATCTATGCCCCTGCACTACCTGCCCCATGATCCACTGCACCAGGAGCTGTCCTTTGGTGTG CCATATTCCCACATGATGCCTCGGAGACTGAGCACCCAGAGATACCGCCTGCAACAGCCGctgcccccgccacccccaccgccacccccaccaCCGTATTACCCCAGCTTCCTGCCCTACTTCCT CTCGATGCTGCCAATGTCACCAACAGCAATGGGGCCCACCATCAGCCTGGATCTCGACGTGGATGATGTGGAGATGGAGAACTATGAG GCCCTCCTGAATCTGGCAGAGCGGCTAGGAGATGCGAAGCCCCGAGGCCTCACCAAAGCGGACATCGAGCAGCTCCCATCGTACCGCTTTAACCCAGACAGCCATCAGTCAGAGCAGACACT ATGTGTTGTCTGCTTCAGTGACTTCGAGGCACGGCAGCTGCTCCGAGTCCTCCCCTGCAACCACGAGTTCCACACCAAGTGTGTCGATAAGTGGTTAAAG CGGCCCTGGCTCCCTGCGTCCCCTCAGCCTGCCATGGGGCCCCATCAGCCTGGCCCCACCCCCGTGGAGAACCCAAAGTCTTACTGTATATAA
- the RNF44 gene encoding RING finger protein 44 isoform X6 translates to MLHPASQQSPFMVDLHEQVHQGPVPLSYTVTTVTTQGFPLPTGQHIPGCSAQQLPACSVMFSGQHYPLCCLPPPLIQACTMQQLPVPYQAYPHLISSDHYILHPPPPAPHPQPAHMAPLGQFVSLQAQHPRMPLQRLDNDVDLRGDQHPLGSFTYSTSAAGPALSPSMPLHYLPHDPLHQELSFGVPYSHMMPRRLSTQRYRLQQPLPPPPPPPPPPPYYPSFLPYFLSMLPMSPTAMGPTISLDLDVDDVEMENYEALLNLAERLGDAKPRGLTKADIEQLPSYRFNPDSHQSEQTLCVVCFSDFEARQLLRVLPCNHEFHTKCVDKWLKRPWLPASPQPAMGPHQPGPTPVENPKSYCI, encoded by the exons ATGCTGCACCCAGCCTCTCAACAGAGCCCGTTCATGGTTGATCTCCACGAGCAG GTGCACCAGGGACCCGTCCCTCTGTCCTACACAGTCACCACAGTGACAACCCAAGGCTTCCCCTTGCCTACAGGCCAACACATCCCTGGCTGCAGTGCCCAGCAGCTCCCAGCATGCTCCGTGATGTTCAGCGGGCAGCACTACCCCCTCTGCTGCCTCCCACCCCCG CTGATCCAGGCGTGTACCATGCAGCAGCTCCCTGTGCCCTATCAGGCCTACCCCCACCTCATCTCCAGTGACCACTACATCCTGCACCCCCCACCGCCagccccacacccccagcctgCCCACATGGCACCTCTTGGGCAGTTTGTATCGCTGCAGGCCCAGCATCCACGTATG ccccTGCAGCGGCTTGACAATGATGTGGACCTTCGGGGGGACCAGCATCCCCTGGGGAGCTTTACCTACTCCACCTCTGCCGCAGGCCCAGCCCTGTCCCCATCTATGCCCCTGCACTACCTGCCCCATGATCCACTGCACCAGGAGCTGTCCTTTGGTGTG CCATATTCCCACATGATGCCTCGGAGACTGAGCACCCAGAGATACCGCCTGCAACAGCCGctgcccccgccacccccaccgccacccccaccaCCGTATTACCCCAGCTTCCTGCCCTACTTCCT CTCGATGCTGCCAATGTCACCAACAGCAATGGGGCCCACCATCAGCCTGGATCTCGACGTGGATGATGTGGAGATGGAGAACTATGAG GCCCTCCTGAATCTGGCAGAGCGGCTAGGAGATGCGAAGCCCCGAGGCCTCACCAAAGCGGACATCGAGCAGCTCCCATCGTACCGCTTTAACCCAGACAGCCATCAGTCAGAGCAGACACT ATGTGTTGTCTGCTTCAGTGACTTCGAGGCACGGCAGCTGCTCCGAGTCCTCCCCTGCAACCACGAGTTCCACACCAAGTGTGTCGATAAGTGGTTAAAG CGGCCCTGGCTCCCTGCGTCCCCTCAGCCTGCCATGGGGCCCCATCAGCCTGGCCCCACCCCCGTGGAGAACCCAAAGTCTTACTGTATATAA
- the RNF44 gene encoding RING finger protein 44 isoform X4 — translation MRPWALAVTRWPPSAPVGQRQFSVGPSSTPGQLRGSPSREGPLASLPAQDEHLPSQQPPSRPHLPVEEHRASAPAGRSPRMLHPASQQSPFMVDLHEQVHQGPVPLSYTVTTVTTQGFPLPTGQHIPGCSAQQLPACSVMFSGQHYPLCCLPPPLIQACTMQQLPVPYQAYPHLISSDHYILHPPPPAPHPQPAHMAPLGQFVSLQAQHPRMPLQRLDNDVDLRGDQHPLGSFTYSTSAAGPALSPSMPLHYLPHDPLHQELSFGVPYSHMMPRRLSTQRYRLQQPLPPPPPPPPPPPYYPSFLPYFLSMLPMSPTAMGPTISLDLDVDDVEMENYEALLNLAERLGDAKPRGLTKADIEQLPSYRFNPDSHQSEQTLCVVCFSDFEARQLLRVLPCNHEFHTKCVDKWLKANRTCPICRADASEVPREAE, via the exons ATGCGACCATGGGCTCTGGCAGTGACTAGGTGGCCACCCTCTGCCCCTGTGGGTCAGCGGCAATTCTCTGTAGGACCCAGCAGTACCCCGGGCCAGCTCCGGGGAAG CCCCAGCCGCGAGGGCCCcctggccagcctgcctgcccagGATGAGCACTTACCCTCCCAGCAGCCACCGTCCCGACCACACCTCCCTGTAGAGGAGCACCGAGCCTCGGCTCCTGCCGGCAGGAGCCCCCGAATGCTGCACCCAGCCTCTCAACAGAGCCCGTTCATGGTTGATCTCCACGAGCAG GTGCACCAGGGACCCGTCCCTCTGTCCTACACAGTCACCACAGTGACAACCCAAGGCTTCCCCTTGCCTACAGGCCAACACATCCCTGGCTGCAGTGCCCAGCAGCTCCCAGCATGCTCCGTGATGTTCAGCGGGCAGCACTACCCCCTCTGCTGCCTCCCACCCCCG CTGATCCAGGCGTGTACCATGCAGCAGCTCCCTGTGCCCTATCAGGCCTACCCCCACCTCATCTCCAGTGACCACTACATCCTGCACCCCCCACCGCCagccccacacccccagcctgCCCACATGGCACCTCTTGGGCAGTTTGTATCGCTGCAGGCCCAGCATCCACGTATG ccccTGCAGCGGCTTGACAATGATGTGGACCTTCGGGGGGACCAGCATCCCCTGGGGAGCTTTACCTACTCCACCTCTGCCGCAGGCCCAGCCCTGTCCCCATCTATGCCCCTGCACTACCTGCCCCATGATCCACTGCACCAGGAGCTGTCCTTTGGTGTG CCATATTCCCACATGATGCCTCGGAGACTGAGCACCCAGAGATACCGCCTGCAACAGCCGctgcccccgccacccccaccgccacccccaccaCCGTATTACCCCAGCTTCCTGCCCTACTTCCT CTCGATGCTGCCAATGTCACCAACAGCAATGGGGCCCACCATCAGCCTGGATCTCGACGTGGATGATGTGGAGATGGAGAACTATGAG GCCCTCCTGAATCTGGCAGAGCGGCTAGGAGATGCGAAGCCCCGAGGCCTCACCAAAGCGGACATCGAGCAGCTCCCATCGTACCGCTTTAACCCAGACAGCCATCAGTCAGAGCAGACACT ATGTGTTGTCTGCTTCAGTGACTTCGAGGCACGGCAGCTGCTCCGAGTCCTCCCCTGCAACCACGAGTTCCACACCAAGTGTGTCGATAAGTGGTTAAAG GCCAACCGGACGTGTCCCATTTGCCGGGCCGACGCCTCCGAGGTGCCCAGGGAGGCTGAGTGA
- the RNF44 gene encoding RING finger protein 44 isoform X2: protein MRPWALAVTRWPPSAPVGQRQFSVGPSSTPGQLRGSPTGASSLWCSPSREGPLASLPAQDEHLPSQQPPSRPHLPVEEHRASAPAGRSPRMLHPASQQSPFMVDLHEQVHQGPVPLSYTVTTVTTQGFPLPTGQHIPGCSAQQLPACSVMFSGQHYPLCCLPPPLIQACTMQQLPVPYQAYPHLISSDHYILHPPPPAPHPQPAHMAPLGQFVSLQAQHPRMPLQRLDNDVDLRGDQHPLGSFTYSTSAAGPALSPSMPLHYLPHDPLHQELSFGVPYSHMMPRRLSTQRYRLQQPLPPPPPPPPPPPYYPSFLPYFLSMLPMSPTAMGPTISLDLDVDDVEMENYEALLNLAERLGDAKPRGLTKADIEQLPSYRFNPDSHQSEQTLCVVCFSDFEARQLLRVLPCNHEFHTKCVDKWLKANRTCPICRADASEVPREAE, encoded by the exons ATGCGACCATGGGCTCTGGCAGTGACTAGGTGGCCACCCTCTGCCCCTGTGGGTCAGCGGCAATTCTCTGTAGGACCCAGCAGTACCCCGGGCCAGCTCCGGGGAAG TCCTACTGGGGCCTCCTCTCTGTGGTGCAGCCCCAGCCGCGAGGGCCCcctggccagcctgcctgcccagGATGAGCACTTACCCTCCCAGCAGCCACCGTCCCGACCACACCTCCCTGTAGAGGAGCACCGAGCCTCGGCTCCTGCCGGCAGGAGCCCCCGAATGCTGCACCCAGCCTCTCAACAGAGCCCGTTCATGGTTGATCTCCACGAGCAG GTGCACCAGGGACCCGTCCCTCTGTCCTACACAGTCACCACAGTGACAACCCAAGGCTTCCCCTTGCCTACAGGCCAACACATCCCTGGCTGCAGTGCCCAGCAGCTCCCAGCATGCTCCGTGATGTTCAGCGGGCAGCACTACCCCCTCTGCTGCCTCCCACCCCCG CTGATCCAGGCGTGTACCATGCAGCAGCTCCCTGTGCCCTATCAGGCCTACCCCCACCTCATCTCCAGTGACCACTACATCCTGCACCCCCCACCGCCagccccacacccccagcctgCCCACATGGCACCTCTTGGGCAGTTTGTATCGCTGCAGGCCCAGCATCCACGTATG ccccTGCAGCGGCTTGACAATGATGTGGACCTTCGGGGGGACCAGCATCCCCTGGGGAGCTTTACCTACTCCACCTCTGCCGCAGGCCCAGCCCTGTCCCCATCTATGCCCCTGCACTACCTGCCCCATGATCCACTGCACCAGGAGCTGTCCTTTGGTGTG CCATATTCCCACATGATGCCTCGGAGACTGAGCACCCAGAGATACCGCCTGCAACAGCCGctgcccccgccacccccaccgccacccccaccaCCGTATTACCCCAGCTTCCTGCCCTACTTCCT CTCGATGCTGCCAATGTCACCAACAGCAATGGGGCCCACCATCAGCCTGGATCTCGACGTGGATGATGTGGAGATGGAGAACTATGAG GCCCTCCTGAATCTGGCAGAGCGGCTAGGAGATGCGAAGCCCCGAGGCCTCACCAAAGCGGACATCGAGCAGCTCCCATCGTACCGCTTTAACCCAGACAGCCATCAGTCAGAGCAGACACT ATGTGTTGTCTGCTTCAGTGACTTCGAGGCACGGCAGCTGCTCCGAGTCCTCCCCTGCAACCACGAGTTCCACACCAAGTGTGTCGATAAGTGGTTAAAG GCCAACCGGACGTGTCCCATTTGCCGGGCCGACGCCTCCGAGGTGCCCAGGGAGGCTGAGTGA